One genomic segment of Roseovarius carneus includes these proteins:
- the rsmD gene encoding 16S rRNA (guanine(966)-N(2))-methyltransferase RsmD: MRIIAGEWRGRRLASVGAGDAGAALRPTGDRVRESVFNVLAGAMGDPVPGAQVLDLFAGTGALGLEALSRGAAEAVFVENGAAALKLLDENITLFRAGARARVLRRDARALGPVREGPVPATLVFLDPPYGRGLGEEALEAALKGGWIAQGALIVWEEGAPIRPPAGLRLRDARRYGAATLSILEKI; this comes from the coding sequence GTGAGGATCATTGCCGGAGAGTGGCGCGGGCGGCGGCTGGCCTCGGTGGGGGCGGGCGACGCGGGCGCGGCGCTACGGCCCACGGGCGACCGGGTGCGCGAGAGTGTGTTTAATGTGCTGGCCGGTGCCATGGGAGACCCTGTGCCGGGCGCGCAGGTCCTGGACCTTTTTGCGGGCACGGGGGCCTTGGGGCTGGAGGCGTTGTCGCGGGGGGCGGCGGAGGCTGTTTTTGTGGAAAACGGTGCGGCGGCGCTGAAGCTCTTGGACGAGAATATCACGCTTTTCCGGGCGGGCGCGCGGGCGCGGGTGCTGCGCCGGGATGCGCGAGCGCTTGGGCCAGTGCGTGAGGGGCCAGTGCCTGCGACCTTGGTTTTCCTTGATCCGCCTTATGGGCGCGGCCTCGGGGAGGAGGCGCTTGAGGCGGCCCTAAAGGGAGGATGGATCGCGCAAGGCGCGTTGATCGTCTGGGAAGAGGGCGCGCCGATCAGGCCGCCTGCGGGGCTGAGGCTGCGCGATGCGCGGCGCTATGGGGCGGCGACACTCTCGATCCTTGAGAAGATCTGA
- a CDS encoding NAD(P)/FAD-dependent oxidoreductase: MGHVVVIGAGQAGSALVARLRNRGFEGEVTLIGAEAVPPYQRPPLSKKYLLGEMDLERLYLRPESFYAEHSIDMRLGVAVTGIDRAAREVHLGAARLSYDHLVLTTGSTPRRLPAAIGGDLEGVHVVRDLADADAMEPRFVSGAHVLIVGGGYIGLEAAAVAASKGLRVTLVEMSERILQRVAAPETSDYFRALHGAHGVDIREGVGLETLLGEGRVRGARLSDGTEIDVDFVIVGVGIAPGTGLAEAAGLELDNGIRCDAQGRTSDAHIWAAGDCASFPYRASQLRLESVPNAIDMAECVADNIMGADTAYVPKVWFWSDQYDVKLQIAGLNTGYDRIVTRPEEAEGAVSYWYYRGSTLLAVDAMNAPRAYMVGKRLIESGMSPDPALVANTGVALKSLLSA, translated from the coding sequence ATGGGGCATGTGGTTGTGATTGGCGCTGGGCAGGCCGGGTCGGCCCTTGTGGCGCGGCTGCGCAATCGCGGTTTCGAGGGCGAAGTGACGTTGATCGGGGCCGAGGCGGTGCCGCCCTATCAGCGCCCCCCCTTGTCGAAGAAATACCTTCTGGGCGAGATGGATCTGGAGCGGCTTTATCTGCGGCCCGAGAGTTTTTATGCCGAGCACTCGATTGATATGCGCCTTGGGGTGGCGGTGACAGGCATCGACCGTGCCGCGCGCGAGGTGCATCTGGGGGCCGCGCGCCTGAGCTATGACCATCTGGTACTGACCACGGGGTCCACGCCACGCCGCCTGCCCGCAGCCATCGGCGGCGATCTGGAGGGCGTGCATGTGGTGCGCGATCTGGCGGATGCGGACGCGATGGAGCCGCGTTTTGTCTCTGGGGCGCATGTGCTGATCGTCGGGGGGGGCTATATCGGGCTGGAGGCGGCGGCGGTGGCGGCCTCCAAGGGCCTGCGTGTGACGTTGGTGGAGATGTCGGAGCGGATCTTGCAGCGTGTCGCGGCCCCCGAGACGTCGGATTATTTCCGCGCCTTGCACGGCGCGCATGGGGTGGATATCCGCGAGGGCGTGGGGCTTGAAACCTTGCTGGGGGAGGGGCGTGTGCGGGGTGCGCGCCTGTCGGACGGAACCGAGATCGACGTGGATTTTGTCATCGTCGGCGTGGGGATTGCGCCCGGCACTGGGCTGGCCGAGGCGGCGGGGCTGGAGCTTGACAATGGCATCCGCTGTGACGCGCAGGGGCGCACCAGCGATGCGCATATCTGGGCCGCAGGCGATTGCGCGAGCTTTCCCTACCGCGCGAGCCAGCTTCGCCTTGAGAGCGTGCCCAACGCGATTGATATGGCGGAATGCGTGGCCGACAATATCATGGGCGCGGATACTGCATATGTCCCGAAGGTGTGGTTCTGGTCGGATCAATACGACGTGAAACTTCAGATCGCGGGGCTCAATACCGGCTATGATCGCATCGTGACGCGCCCCGAGGAGGCGGAGGGGGCGGTGTCCTATTGGTATTACCGCGGCAGCACCCTTCTGGCGGTGGACGCGATGAACGCGCCGCGCGCCTACATGGTGGGCAAGCGGCTGATCGAGAGCGGGATGTCGCCCGATCCTGCGCTTGTGGCTAATACTGGCGTCGCGTTGAAATCGCTTTTGTCCGCGTGA
- a CDS encoding glycerate kinase type-2 family protein, which yields MRKFADAIPTPSRKPNIVTHISDPAALLRRLFDRAVAVADPMQSLAAALPPRPEGRVVVIGAGKASARMAEAVEAEWGPCEGLVITRYGYARACKGIEIVEAAHPVPDAAGVEATKRMLALLEGLGENDFVLALISGGGSALLIAPSGGITLEEKRALTDALLASGAPIGAMNSIRKQLSDVKGGKLAAAAYPARMLALMISDVPGDNPAEIASGPTVGDPGDAAGALALLERFNVTPPEAIGAYLKAGGAPLAPGDKRLSRVENVIYAAPSQSLAAAAKMARAEGISVHIIGDALEGEARDVAAAQAREALELQATLHSSDAPILLMSGGELTVTHRGTGIGGPNAEFALALALALKGAPGIHAIACDTDGVDGAAEVAGAIIGPDTLRLGPDAADALDKNDAHSFFARIGAQVVPGPTLTNVNDFRAILIERV from the coding sequence ATGCGCAAATTCGCAGATGCGATCCCGACACCAAGCCGAAAGCCCAACATTGTGACGCATATCTCAGACCCCGCAGCCCTCCTGCGCCGCCTTTTTGACCGCGCGGTCGCCGTGGCCGACCCGATGCAAAGCCTCGCCGCTGCCTTGCCCCCCCGCCCGGAGGGGCGTGTGGTGGTGATCGGTGCGGGCAAAGCCTCGGCCCGGATGGCCGAAGCGGTGGAGGCCGAATGGGGCCCTTGCGAAGGTCTGGTGATCACGCGCTATGGCTATGCCCGTGCCTGCAAAGGTATCGAGATTGTCGAGGCCGCACATCCGGTGCCGGACGCCGCTGGGGTGGAGGCCACCAAGCGGATGCTGGCCCTCTTGGAAGGTCTTGGGGAGAATGATTTCGTGCTCGCGCTTATCTCTGGCGGTGGATCGGCGCTTTTGATCGCGCCCTCGGGCGGCATAACGCTGGAGGAGAAACGCGCGCTCACCGACGCGCTTCTGGCCAGCGGCGCGCCCATCGGGGCGATGAACTCCATCCGCAAGCAGCTCTCTGACGTCAAAGGCGGAAAGCTTGCGGCAGCGGCTTATCCTGCACGGATGCTCGCGCTGATGATCTCGGATGTACCGGGCGACAATCCTGCGGAAATCGCAAGCGGCCCGACCGTGGGCGATCCCGGCGATGCAGCGGGGGCGCTAGCCTTACTGGAGCGCTTCAACGTCACGCCGCCCGAGGCCATCGGGGCCTATCTCAAGGCAGGCGGCGCGCCCCTTGCGCCGGGCGACAAACGCCTCAGCCGGGTCGAGAATGTGATCTATGCCGCCCCGTCACAATCGCTCGCCGCTGCCGCAAAGATGGCACGCGCCGAAGGGATCAGCGTGCATATCATTGGCGACGCTCTGGAGGGCGAGGCGCGCGATGTGGCCGCCGCACAGGCCCGCGAGGCGCTGGAGCTTCAGGCCACGCTGCACAGCTCGGACGCGCCCATATTGCTCATGTCGGGTGGCGAGCTGACCGTCACCCACCGGGGCACCGGGATCGGCGGACCGAATGCGGAATTCGCGCTGGCCCTCGCGCTGGCCCTCAAGGGCGCGCCCGGCATTCACGCGATCGCCTGTGACACGGACGGGGTGGATGGTGCGGCGGAAGTGGCGGGAGCCATCATCGGGCCGGACACGCTCCGCCTTGGCCCGGATGCGGCAGATGCGCTGGACAAAAACGACGCCCACAGCTTTTTCGCACGGATCGGCGCGCAGGTCGTACCGGGGCCGACCCTCACGAATGTCAATGATTTCAGGGCGATCCTGATCGAGCGGGTCTAA
- a CDS encoding amino acid ABC transporter substrate-binding protein, whose translation MKKSVFLGALTVAGVTAGVAAAGTLDDVKARGTLNCGVTTGLIGFAAPDANGVWDGFDVGVCRAVAAAVLGDATAVEFVPTTGKTRFTALASGEIDMLARNTTWTFSRDVDLKFEFVGINYYDGQGFMVPKALGVSSAKELDGATVCIQTGTTTELNLADFFRKNNISYEPVPIETNAEGQQLYLAGACDTYTTDASGLAATRAAFENPADHVVLPEIISKEPLGPLVRHGDNEWADVVRWTLNALIAAEELGVTSANVADMAAAAGDNPEINRLVGTEGNLGEQLGLDADWAAKAIMVGGNYGELFEKNIGENTPIGLARGLNAQWTDGGLLYTPPFR comes from the coding sequence ATGAAAAAATCCGTATTTCTTGGCGCGCTGACCGTCGCTGGCGTGACCGCTGGTGTCGCTGCCGCCGGTACGCTTGACGATGTCAAAGCACGCGGCACGCTGAACTGCGGCGTTACAACCGGTCTCATCGGCTTCGCAGCCCCCGACGCAAACGGCGTCTGGGACGGCTTCGACGTTGGCGTGTGCCGCGCTGTTGCTGCTGCTGTGCTGGGCGATGCCACGGCGGTGGAATTCGTTCCCACAACCGGCAAAACGCGCTTCACCGCACTGGCTTCGGGCGAAATCGACATGCTGGCGCGTAACACCACATGGACCTTCAGCCGCGACGTCGATCTGAAGTTCGAATTTGTCGGCATCAACTATTATGACGGCCAGGGCTTCATGGTTCCCAAGGCGCTGGGCGTAAGCTCCGCCAAGGAACTGGACGGCGCGACCGTTTGTATCCAGACTGGCACAACGACCGAACTGAACCTTGCGGACTTCTTCCGTAAGAACAACATCAGCTACGAGCCCGTGCCGATTGAAACCAACGCCGAAGGCCAGCAGCTCTATCTTGCCGGCGCGTGCGACACCTACACGACCGACGCTTCAGGCCTCGCCGCAACACGTGCCGCGTTTGAGAACCCCGCAGATCACGTCGTTCTGCCCGAAATCATCTCGAAAGAGCCGCTCGGCCCGCTGGTCCGTCACGGTGATAACGAGTGGGCAGACGTTGTGCGCTGGACGCTGAACGCTCTGATCGCAGCAGAAGAGTTGGGTGTGACCTCCGCTAACGTGGCCGATATGGCCGCTGCAGCAGGCGACAACCCTGAGATCAACCGTCTGGTTGGCACCGAGGGCAACCTTGGCGAGCAACTGGGACTTGACGCAGACTGGGCCGCGAAAGCGATCATGGTTGGCGGCAACTACGGTGAGCTGTTTGAGAAAAACATTGGTGAGAACACTCCGATCGGTCTGGCCCGTGGCCTGAACGCTCAGTGGACCGATGGTGGCCTGCTCTACACACCGCCCTTCCGCTAA
- a CDS encoding GNAT family N-acetyltransferase, whose product MTETEAETEIIIRAYGSIAEIGPEAWDACACPEAAGGARAEDPFTTYRFLQALEESGSVGPGTGWQGQYLTAEQSGEIIGCAPLYAKSHSQGEYIFDHNWAHAYERAGGRYYPKLQMAVPFTPATGRRLLARPGFEDMGRAALVQGAVGLGERNGLSSLHITFCSEEEADSAADLGLMPRRSQQFHWVNENYGDFDGFLTALSARKRKNIRKERARAQGFGGEIVQLTGDQIEPHHWDAVWEFYQDTGARKWGTPYLTRRFFDLAQERLRDDILLILAMDGDRPVAGAVNWIGASALYGRYWGCVEDHPCLHFELCYYQAIDYAIVHGLARVEAGAQGEHKLARGYLPVATHSMHWLRDPGFAEAVADYLRAEARAVEDDIDILTSYGPFRKSNMEDHQ is encoded by the coding sequence ATGACTGAGACCGAAGCTGAGACCGAGATCATCATCCGCGCCTATGGCTCCATCGCCGAGATCGGGCCGGAGGCATGGGATGCCTGCGCCTGCCCCGAGGCGGCGGGCGGCGCGCGGGCCGAAGACCCATTCACGACCTATCGTTTCTTGCAGGCGTTGGAGGAGAGCGGATCGGTCGGGCCCGGCACCGGCTGGCAAGGGCAATACCTGACCGCCGAGCAGAGTGGCGAGATTATTGGCTGCGCGCCGCTTTATGCAAAATCGCACAGTCAGGGCGAATACATCTTCGATCACAACTGGGCCCATGCCTATGAGCGGGCGGGTGGGCGCTATTATCCCAAATTGCAAATGGCTGTGCCGTTCACGCCCGCGACGGGGCGGCGCTTGCTTGCGCGGCCCGGTTTTGAGGACATGGGCCGTGCGGCTCTGGTGCAAGGCGCGGTGGGGCTTGGCGAGCGCAATGGGCTGTCCTCGCTGCACATCACGTTTTGCAGCGAGGAGGAGGCCGACAGCGCCGCTGACTTGGGCCTTATGCCGCGCCGGAGCCAGCAGTTTCATTGGGTCAACGAGAATTATGGCGATTTCGATGGCTTCCTCACCGCGCTCAGCGCCCGCAAGCGCAAGAACATCCGCAAGGAACGCGCCCGCGCGCAGGGTTTCGGCGGGGAAATCGTGCAACTCACCGGCGACCAGATCGAGCCGCACCATTGGGATGCGGTCTGGGAGTTTTACCAAGACACCGGCGCGCGCAAATGGGGCACGCCATACCTGACCCGCAGGTTCTTTGATCTGGCGCAGGAGCGGTTGCGCGACGATATCCTGCTGATTTTGGCCATGGACGGGGATCGTCCGGTGGCGGGTGCCGTGAACTGGATCGGGGCCTCGGCGCTATATGGCCGCTATTGGGGCTGCGTCGAGGACCACCCGTGCCTGCATTTTGAGCTGTGCTATTATCAGGCGATTGACTATGCGATTGTCCACGGTTTGGCCCGCGTGGAGGCGGGCGCGCAAGGCGAGCACAAGCTGGCGCGCGGCTATCTGCCCGTGGCCACACATTCGATGCACTGGCTGCGCGATCCGGGGTTTGCGGAGGCGGTGGCAGATTATCTTCGGGCCGAGGCGCGGGCGGTGGAGGATGATATTGACATCCTCACCTCCTACGGCCCATTTCGCAAATCAAACATGGAGGATCACCAATGA
- a CDS encoding HAD-IA family hydrolase — protein sequence MSGRLRLILFDVDGTLVDSQGDIVAAMNAAFAAQGLDAPGRAEILSIVGLSLEVAIPRLAPALDPARQVAMVQGYKDAYMVLRAKSGAAESSPLYPGARAALERLSLRPETILGVATGKSRRGLDKLLEGHGLQRMFTTQQVSDHHPSKPHPSMIHAALHEAGVEAQDAVMIGDTSFDMDMARAAGVAAIGVAWGYHPVDALGSAHHIIEDFGALDGVLEALWEAAR from the coding sequence ATGAGTGGTCGGCTTCGGCTGATCCTCTTTGATGTGGACGGCACATTGGTGGACAGTCAGGGCGATATCGTGGCCGCGATGAATGCGGCCTTTGCCGCCCAAGGGCTGGACGCACCGGGGCGCGCCGAGATCCTCAGCATTGTTGGTCTGTCGCTGGAGGTGGCGATCCCGCGTCTGGCGCCCGCTCTCGATCCGGCGCGGCAGGTGGCGATGGTTCAGGGCTACAAGGATGCATACATGGTGCTCAGGGCCAAGTCTGGCGCGGCGGAATCCTCGCCGCTCTATCCCGGTGCGCGGGCGGCGTTGGAACGGCTATCCCTGCGCCCCGAGACTATCCTTGGCGTGGCCACGGGCAAGTCGCGCAGGGGTTTGGACAAATTGCTGGAGGGGCATGGCTTGCAGCGCATGTTCACTACACAGCAGGTGAGTGACCACCACCCGTCAAAACCGCACCCGTCGATGATCCACGCGGCCCTGCATGAAGCCGGTGTTGAGGCGCAGGACGCGGTGATGATCGGCGATACCAGCTTTGACATGGACATGGCGCGCGCCGCAGGTGTGGCCGCGATTGGTGTCGCGTGGGGCTATCATCCGGTGGACGCGCTGGGATCGGCGCACCATATCATTGAGGATTTTGGCGCGCTGGACGGCGTGCTTGAGGCTCTGTGGGAGGCGGCACGATGA
- a CDS encoding RluA family pseudouridine synthase, whose translation MSRVQTIYIAKGEADQRLDRWLRRRFPNLRQSQIEKMCRKGDLRIEGGRVKPSTRLEEGQIVRVPPISDAAPVHEGPRRVTDADAAMIRACVIYRDDHVIALNKPPGLPVQGGSKQHRHVDGLAEALRFDLDEKPRLVHRLDKDTSGVLILARTREAAKGLTAAFRHRATRKIYWAAIAGVPLPRMGTIKYGLLKAPGHGAKGEGEKMHCIHPREVHSTEGAKHATTDYAVLEAAGSRTSWAALVPVTGRTHQLRAHMAELGHPIIGDGKYGGSGQENLGDGWGAQLGGDISRKLHLHARSLKIEHPVTKAMLHITAPLPAHMEHTWETFQWRASDVPADPFEDME comes from the coding sequence ATGAGCCGGGTTCAGACAATTTACATCGCCAAGGGCGAAGCGGATCAGCGGCTGGACCGGTGGCTGCGCCGCCGCTTTCCGAACCTGCGCCAAAGCCAGATCGAGAAGATGTGCCGCAAGGGGGATCTGCGGATCGAGGGTGGGCGGGTGAAGCCCTCCACCCGGCTGGAAGAGGGGCAGATCGTGCGCGTGCCGCCGATTTCAGACGCGGCCCCGGTGCATGAGGGGCCACGGCGCGTGACGGATGCCGATGCGGCGATGATCCGGGCCTGTGTGATCTACCGCGACGATCATGTGATCGCGCTGAACAAGCCACCCGGCCTGCCGGTGCAGGGTGGATCGAAACAACATCGCCATGTGGATGGTCTGGCCGAGGCGTTGCGCTTTGATCTGGATGAAAAACCCCGGCTCGTGCACCGTCTCGATAAGGATACGTCCGGTGTTTTGATTCTGGCCCGCACCCGTGAGGCGGCCAAGGGCCTGACGGCGGCGTTCCGGCACCGGGCCACGCGCAAGATATACTGGGCCGCGATTGCGGGCGTGCCTTTGCCGCGTATGGGTACGATCAAATACGGGCTTTTGAAAGCGCCGGGGCATGGGGCCAAGGGCGAGGGCGAGAAGATGCATTGCATCCATCCCCGCGAAGTGCACAGCACCGAGGGCGCGAAACACGCAACCACCGATTACGCCGTGCTTGAGGCGGCGGGCAGCCGCACGTCATGGGCCGCTCTGGTGCCGGTGACGGGCCGCACGCACCAGCTTAGGGCGCATATGGCCGAGTTGGGCCATCCCATCATCGGTGACGGGAAATATGGCGGGTCGGGGCAGGAAAACCTGGGCGACGGCTGGGGCGCACAATTGGGCGGCGATATCAGCCGCAAGCTGCACCTGCACGCGCGCTCGCTGAAGATTGAACACCCTGTGACCAAGGCGATGCTGCATATCACGGCCCCCTTGCCCGCGCATATGGAGCATACGTGGGAGACGTTCCAATGGCGTGCGTCTGATGTGCCAGCGGACCCGTTTGAGGACATGGAATGA
- a CDS encoding amino acid ABC transporter permease: MTALTDPPKESFRIGMLLSDTRYRSLTFQAIALLVLIYCIATLANNLVTNLAAAGLNISFDFLNAPSGYDINQTLIPYTSQSTNLQAAWVGIINTLLVAVLACATATIFGVIAGVLRLSNNWLVRKLMSFYVEIFRNIPVLIWIIIIFTIITAALDSPRAYLGDDPSKQLGLGYFAFTNRGIYVPLPVWGPGSGIVVGVFFASIIGVFAYRRYAKKLLFDTGRLLPMGWPSLVILFVPAIIVYFVMGSPISLDAPDPLANRFNLQGGLQVPAPLIALWFALSIYTGAFIAENVRAGIQAVSKGQTEAAAALGMRPRRIMNLVVLPQALRVIIPPLISQYLNITKNSSLAIAVGYADITATLGGITLNTSGRAIECILLLMLFYLIISLSISAVMNVYNNAIKLKER, from the coding sequence ATGACCGCTCTCACCGACCCTCCTAAGGAGTCGTTTCGTATCGGCATGTTGCTGAGCGACACACGCTACAGATCTTTGACGTTTCAGGCGATTGCCCTGCTGGTTTTGATCTACTGCATTGCGACGCTCGCGAACAATCTGGTGACGAACCTTGCTGCGGCCGGGCTGAACATCTCGTTTGATTTTCTGAATGCGCCCTCTGGGTATGATATCAACCAGACCCTTATTCCTTACACCAGCCAGTCGACCAACCTTCAGGCCGCATGGGTGGGCATCATCAACACGCTTCTGGTGGCGGTTCTGGCCTGTGCCACCGCGACGATCTTTGGTGTGATCGCAGGCGTTTTGCGCCTGTCGAACAACTGGCTCGTGCGCAAGCTCATGTCCTTTTACGTCGAGATCTTCCGCAATATTCCGGTGCTGATCTGGATCATCATCATCTTCACCATCATCACCGCCGCCCTCGACAGCCCGCGGGCTTATCTGGGCGATGACCCGTCCAAGCAATTGGGTCTTGGGTATTTCGCATTCACCAACCGGGGCATCTATGTGCCGCTGCCGGTGTGGGGTCCGGGATCGGGCATTGTGGTGGGTGTGTTCTTTGCCTCCATCATCGGCGTGTTCGCCTATCGCCGCTATGCTAAGAAGCTACTCTTTGATACGGGCCGCCTTTTGCCCATGGGCTGGCCCTCGCTGGTGATCCTTTTTGTCCCGGCCATTATCGTTTATTTCGTTATGGGGTCGCCCATCAGCCTTGATGCGCCCGACCCGCTGGCCAACCGCTTCAACCTTCAGGGTGGTTTGCAGGTGCCTGCGCCGCTGATCGCACTTTGGTTCGCCCTCTCGATCTATACCGGCGCGTTTATCGCGGAGAATGTGCGCGCAGGTATTCAGGCCGTCTCCAAGGGCCAGACCGAAGCCGCCGCCGCCCTTGGGATGCGCCCGCGCCGGATCATGAACCTTGTGGTGCTGCCGCAGGCGCTGCGGGTGATCATCCCGCCGCTGATCTCGCAATATCTCAACATCACCAAGAACTCCTCACTCGCAATCGCCGTGGGCTATGCGGATATAACGGCCACGCTGGGCGGGATCACCCTGAACACATCGGGGCGCGCGATTGAGTGTATTTTGCTGCTGATGCTTTTCTATCTCATCATCTCCTTGAGCATTTCTGCGGTGATGAACGTCTATAACAACGCAATTAAGCTGAAGGAGCGCTGA
- a CDS encoding peroxiredoxin: MTISKGDTLPNATLTHMGKDGPEQIELSEKLSGRKVVIFAVPGAFTPTCHSAHVPSFIRTKDALSAKGVEEVICISVNDPFVMGTWGEVTGASAAGITMLGDAESTFTKAIGMEFSAAPVGLMERSKRYAMVVEDGKVTLLHEEENPGACEVSAGEAIVAAL, from the coding sequence ATGACCATTTCAAAAGGCGACACACTTCCCAACGCAACCCTCACCCATATGGGCAAGGACGGCCCCGAGCAGATTGAGCTGTCGGAAAAGCTGAGCGGCCGCAAGGTCGTGATCTTCGCCGTGCCCGGCGCGTTCACCCCCACCTGTCACTCGGCCCATGTCCCGAGCTTCATCCGCACCAAGGACGCGCTCAGCGCCAAGGGCGTGGAGGAGGTGATCTGCATCTCCGTCAACGACCCCTTTGTGATGGGCACATGGGGCGAGGTCACAGGCGCGTCTGCCGCGGGCATCACTATGCTTGGCGATGCGGAAAGCACCTTCACCAAAGCCATCGGGATGGAGTTTTCCGCAGCCCCCGTCGGCCTGATGGAGCGCTCCAAACGCTACGCGATGGTGGTCGAGGACGGCAAAGTCACCTTGCTGCACGAAGAAGAAAATCCCGGCGCCTGCGAAGTCTCCGCCGGCGAGGCGATCGTCGCCGCTCTGTAA
- a CDS encoding 4a-hydroxytetrahydrobiopterin dehydratase — MTERLSETARETMIEPLLANGWAMEDGRDAIRKEFKFADFASALGWMVQAGVWAEKWDHHPEWSNVYSRVSVVLTTHDVDGLSALDAKLARKMDKLFGG; from the coding sequence ATGACCGAACGTCTGAGCGAGACCGCCCGAGAGACCATGATCGAGCCGCTTCTGGCCAATGGATGGGCCATGGAAGACGGGCGCGACGCGATCCGCAAAGAGTTCAAATTCGCCGATTTCGCCAGTGCGCTGGGATGGATGGTGCAGGCAGGGGTCTGGGCCGAGAAATGGGACCATCACCCCGAATGGAGCAACGTCTACAGCCGTGTGAGCGTGGTGCTGACCACCCATGATGTGGACGGTCTGAGCGCGCTGGATGCCAAGCTTGCGCGGAAGATGGATAAGCTTTTCGGCGGGTAG
- a CDS encoding ATP12 family chaperone protein has protein sequence MSEWRPKRFWETAHVAEAEGGFEVLLDTRPVRTPAKAALRVPTRAMAEAVAAEWDAQIEKVDPASMPVTRSVNAAIDKLSIQRAEVADMIAGYGDTDLLCYRAESPQELVERQASLWDPLLDWADSDLGARLRPVSGVMHTPQDVGALETLRQIVHGFDDFELTALHDLVGLSGSIVLGLAAVRGAQDIETLWDLSRLDEAWQAELWGTDDEAEEMAAIKREAFLHALRFFHLAQAR, from the coding sequence ATGAGTGAGTGGAGACCCAAACGATTCTGGGAGACCGCGCATGTGGCCGAGGCCGAGGGTGGGTTTGAGGTGCTTTTGGACACGCGCCCTGTGCGCACCCCGGCCAAGGCGGCGCTCAGGGTGCCCACCCGCGCGATGGCCGAGGCCGTGGCCGCCGAATGGGACGCGCAGATCGAAAAGGTGGACCCCGCGTCCATGCCCGTCACGCGGTCGGTCAATGCGGCGATTGACAAGCTGAGCATACAGCGCGCCGAAGTGGCAGACATGATCGCGGGCTATGGCGACACGGATTTGCTGTGTTACCGCGCCGAGAGTCCGCAAGAATTGGTCGAGCGGCAGGCGTCACTTTGGGACCCGCTTCTGGATTGGGCCGATTCGGATCTTGGCGCGCGACTTCGGCCCGTAAGCGGTGTCATGCACACTCCGCAGGACGTGGGCGCGCTCGAAACCTTGCGGCAAATCGTGCATGGCTTTGATGATTTTGAGCTGACGGCGCTGCATGATCTGGTGGGGCTTTCAGGGTCTATCGTGCTTGGCCTGGCGGCGGTGCGTGGGGCGCAAGATATTGAAACCCTTTGGGATTTATCGCGCTTGGACGAGGCTTGGCAGGCCGAGCTTTGGGGCACGGATGATGAGGCCGAGGAAATGGCAGCCATAAAGCGTGAGGCATTTTTGCACGCTTTGCGGTTTTTCCACCTCGCACAGGCGCGCTGA
- the crcB gene encoding fluoride efflux transporter CrcB, which yields MIMTFLQVGLGGAIGAMLRFGAGLLLSRTGGQGFPIAMLSVNVLGSFLMGLFFVWSLHRGFEGLTPFVMAGILGGFTTFSAFSLEAFTLFERGQVGAAAAYVALSVGLSIGALVVGIWAARGVLA from the coding sequence ATGATCATGACGTTTCTCCAAGTGGGCCTCGGCGGGGCCATCGGCGCGATGCTGCGCTTTGGCGCGGGGCTGTTGCTTAGCCGCACGGGCGGGCAGGGGTTTCCCATCGCCATGCTCAGCGTAAATGTGCTCGGCTCGTTCCTGATGGGGCTGTTCTTCGTGTGGTCGCTGCACCGGGGTTTTGAGGGGCTCACCCCCTTCGTCATGGCCGGAATTTTGGGTGGGTTCACCACCTTCTCGGCCTTCTCTCTGGAGGCGTTTACATTGTTCGAACGCGGGCAAGTGGGCGCGGCCGCAGCTTACGTGGCGCTGTCGGTGGGCCTGTCGATTGGCGCTCTGGTGGTTGGCATTTGGGCCGCGCGGGGGGTGCTGGCATGA